One Desulfobulbus propionicus DSM 2032 DNA segment encodes these proteins:
- a CDS encoding rhodanese-like domain-containing protein — MNKKMLPLLPLCLMLGLLASGCAGPKNAEVAETPAVQQEMQKNEPLMYEGEIAGVSERAKTVSITVGKGEQAKVMMVKFDDKTKGVNQAAKGRAVQITYEMRDKDAYATDIQLKLAKLPAGTTEIKTPELQQLIDEKKPFFLVDSRPTIRYDQSHLPEAHSIPVPLLEKKGAAVLPKDKDMPIVFYCGGPT, encoded by the coding sequence GTGAACAAAAAAATGTTGCCACTGCTCCCGCTCTGCCTGATGCTCGGCTTGCTTGCCAGCGGCTGCGCGGGACCCAAGAATGCCGAGGTCGCCGAGACGCCCGCTGTCCAGCAGGAGATGCAAAAAAATGAACCACTGATGTATGAGGGCGAGATCGCCGGCGTTTCGGAACGGGCCAAAACCGTCTCCATCACGGTGGGCAAGGGAGAGCAGGCCAAGGTGATGATGGTCAAGTTTGACGACAAGACCAAAGGTGTCAATCAGGCCGCGAAGGGACGCGCCGTGCAAATCACCTATGAAATGCGTGACAAGGATGCCTACGCCACCGACATTCAGTTGAAACTGGCCAAATTGCCCGCCGGGACCACTGAAATCAAAACACCTGAACTGCAACAATTGATCGACGAAAAAAAGCCATTTTTTCTGGTGGATTCCCGTCCGACGATTCGTTACGATCAGTCGCACCTGCCCGAGGCGCATTCCATCCCTGTACCCTTGCTGGAAAAGAAAGGCGCTGCAGTCTTACCAAAAGACAAAGACATGCCCATAGTTTTCTATTGCGGAGGGCCCACCTGA
- a CDS encoding rhodanese-like domain-containing protein codes for MSTASAGLAKKLGYNNVRVYLDGEPAWSKANLPTYSTTEFIKHGNVVLIDIRPTNKAIAGRIKGAYSVPYDMLEDRLDDVPRNAPIVLYGDKEVLQAMSDVREEGFNFVSLVKGGYQGWVKAGGEIEKGPIFNTEIKWVRKLGKGEVSVADFRKAASGEDKNAIIVDARTKEEVAELGIFKNTINIPLDEIPARMNELPKDKKIYVHCSTGARADMAYNELVKHGFDVKFLLLNIKDAECDCEIIRP; via the coding sequence ATGTCCACTGCCTCCGCCGGTCTGGCGAAGAAATTGGGTTACAACAATGTCCGCGTTTATCTTGATGGCGAACCGGCCTGGTCCAAGGCCAATCTGCCCACCTATTCCACGACTGAGTTCATCAAGCATGGCAATGTGGTCCTGATTGACATCCGGCCGACCAACAAGGCCATCGCTGGGCGCATCAAGGGTGCCTACAGCGTCCCCTACGATATGCTCGAAGACAGGCTCGATGATGTTCCTCGCAACGCCCCCATCGTGCTCTATGGCGACAAAGAAGTATTGCAGGCAATGAGCGACGTGCGCGAAGAAGGGTTCAATTTTGTTTCCTTGGTCAAAGGCGGCTACCAAGGATGGGTCAAAGCGGGCGGCGAAATTGAAAAGGGGCCGATCTTCAACACCGAGATCAAATGGGTGAGGAAACTTGGCAAGGGAGAGGTTTCAGTGGCCGATTTCCGCAAGGCTGCGTCCGGCGAAGACAAGAACGCGATCATCGTCGACGCCCGCACCAAGGAAGAGGTGGCCGAACTGGGCATATTCAAGAATACAATCAATATCCCGCTGGACGAGATCCCCGCACGGATGAACGAACTTCCCAAGGACAAAAAGATTTATGTGCACTGCTCCACCGGTGCCCGTGCTGACATGGCTTATAACGAACTGGTCAAACACGGTTTTGACGTGAAGTTCCTCCTGCTCAATATCAAGGACGCTGAATGCGACTGTGAGATCATCAGGCCTTGA
- a CDS encoding Hpt domain-containing protein, with amino-acid sequence MADLHWNKAFALEQTAGDEELLEELLLLFKDSSASDLEQLRRAVGAGDAEEVVRAAHSLKGAAASLGIEGIRQLAMTMETDARQGSLAVAQEKLSLMAELLDQLKNIE; translated from the coding sequence ATGGCTGATTTGCACTGGAATAAAGCATTCGCCTTGGAACAAACTGCGGGTGATGAGGAGTTGCTGGAAGAACTGTTGCTATTGTTCAAGGATTCTTCCGCCTCTGACTTGGAACAGTTGCGGCGGGCGGTGGGCGCTGGTGATGCCGAAGAAGTTGTACGGGCAGCGCACAGCCTCAAGGGGGCTGCGGCCAGTTTGGGCATTGAAGGGATTCGGCAGCTGGCGATGACCATGGAGACCGACGCTCGCCAGGGATCCTTGGCCGTTGCCCAGGAGAAGCTCTCCCTCATGGCCGAGTTGCTTGATCAGTTGAAGAACATCGAGTAA
- a CDS encoding L-threonylcarbamoyladenylate synthase, with translation MNPPLAVTPENLDRAAAVLLSGGVVAFPTETYYGLAVDPFNQKALERLFQIKRRARELPILVLVSSHEQVRRLVEEIPAIYNCLIEAFWPGPLTLVYPARSSVPNRLTGNTGTVGIRHSPNETANRLIDVFGGPITATSANRSGSPAAVTADEVERIFDTEVDLILDGGHTPGGSGSTLVGLHGATLTCLREGKLAFATVRSRVASILLNS, from the coding sequence GTGAACCCACCGCTTGCCGTTACCCCGGAAAACCTTGATCGGGCCGCCGCCGTCTTGCTATCCGGGGGAGTGGTCGCCTTTCCGACCGAGACCTATTACGGCTTGGCCGTCGATCCGTTCAATCAAAAGGCGCTTGAACGTCTCTTTCAAATCAAGCGCCGGGCAAGGGAACTGCCCATTCTGGTATTGGTTTCCTCGCACGAACAGGTGCGCCGGCTGGTCGAGGAGATACCGGCGATCTACAACTGCTTGATCGAGGCATTCTGGCCAGGACCGCTGACACTTGTCTACCCGGCCCGTTCCTCGGTGCCCAATCGCTTGACCGGCAACACCGGAACCGTCGGCATTCGTCACTCCCCCAACGAAACAGCCAACCGTTTGATTGACGTCTTTGGCGGTCCGATCACTGCCACCAGCGCCAATCGTTCCGGGTCTCCCGCCGCAGTCACGGCCGACGAGGTGGAACGAATTTTCGATACTGAGGTTGATCTGATTCTCGACGGTGGCCACACCCCGGGCGGCAGTGGCTCGACATTGGTGGGGCTGCACGGGGCCACGCTCACCTGCCTGCGTGAAGGCAAACTTGCCTTTGCCACGGTTCGATCCCGGGTCGCGTCGATTCTGCTCAATTCATAA
- the purD gene encoding phosphoribosylamine--glycine ligase: protein MKVLVIGSGGREHALVWKLKQSKTVKAVVCAPGNAGIKAIAECVDIAAGDLAGLLDFAVKERIDLTIVGPEEPLAKGIVDLFEENGLRIFGPNSKGAILEGSKVFTKDFCAKYRIPTARYGAFTKRGAAKKFLKTMDMPCVIKADGLAAGKGVIIVQTIAEAEQAIDLIMKDKAFGAAGNQVVVEEFLQGEEASFIAFTDGTTVLPLPSSQDHKAIFEGDLGPNTGGMGAYSPAPVMTDALTTRVMEEIMLPTIRGMASEGRPYKGMLYAGLMIDGDRINVLEFNCRFGDPECQPLLMRLNNDLVEIINGCIDGTLDRIQLDIDPRPTVCVVMASEGYPGKYVTGKTIAGLAQAAKVGGVEVFHAGTATKGRQVITSGGRVLGVTAIGATIKEALDRAYQAVDLIKWEGCYFRRDIGHRALARLNKRPLVGIVMGSDSDLPVMRAAADFLASMGVEFELSVNSAHRTPEQASTYARTARERGLKIIIAGAGMAAHLAGVLAAHTNLPVIGVPLDASSLNGLDALLSTVQMPPGIPVATMGIGKAGAKNAAVLAVRILALEDASLHAKLEQHVREMAEQVAAKNKALGV, encoded by the coding sequence ATGAAGGTTTTGGTGATCGGTAGCGGCGGCCGGGAACATGCGCTCGTTTGGAAACTGAAGCAGTCGAAAACGGTTAAAGCGGTTGTTTGTGCGCCCGGGAACGCCGGCATCAAGGCCATCGCCGAGTGTGTGGACATCGCCGCCGGTGATCTTGCTGGGTTGCTGGATTTTGCCGTCAAGGAGCGGATCGACCTGACCATTGTCGGTCCTGAAGAGCCTCTGGCAAAAGGAATTGTTGATCTTTTTGAGGAGAACGGCTTGCGGATTTTCGGCCCGAATAGCAAGGGAGCGATTCTCGAAGGAAGCAAGGTGTTCACCAAAGATTTTTGTGCGAAATACCGCATTCCCACAGCTCGATACGGTGCATTCACCAAGAGGGGCGCGGCCAAAAAATTTCTCAAAACAATGGACATGCCCTGCGTGATCAAGGCCGACGGTTTAGCGGCCGGCAAGGGCGTCATCATTGTGCAGACCATCGCCGAGGCAGAGCAGGCCATTGACCTGATCATGAAGGACAAAGCCTTTGGCGCGGCCGGCAACCAGGTGGTTGTCGAGGAATTTCTCCAGGGCGAGGAAGCGTCTTTCATCGCCTTTACCGATGGCACCACCGTTTTGCCGTTGCCCTCGTCCCAGGATCACAAAGCGATCTTTGAAGGCGATCTGGGGCCCAATACCGGCGGCATGGGCGCCTATTCTCCGGCTCCGGTGATGACGGACGCCCTGACCACGCGGGTGATGGAGGAAATAATGCTGCCAACGATACGCGGCATGGCGTCTGAAGGACGACCGTACAAGGGAATGCTGTATGCCGGACTGATGATTGATGGCGACCGGATCAACGTGCTCGAATTCAACTGCCGTTTCGGCGATCCGGAATGCCAGCCCCTGCTGATGCGGCTGAACAATGACCTGGTGGAGATCATCAATGGCTGCATCGATGGTACCCTTGATCGGATCCAGCTCGATATCGATCCTCGGCCGACCGTCTGTGTGGTCATGGCCTCTGAGGGATATCCAGGGAAGTATGTAACCGGCAAAACCATCGCCGGGTTGGCGCAGGCCGCCAAGGTTGGGGGGGTCGAAGTCTTTCATGCCGGAACAGCCACCAAAGGACGGCAGGTCATTACCAGCGGCGGCAGGGTGCTTGGCGTCACGGCCATCGGCGCAACGATCAAAGAGGCGTTGGACCGGGCCTACCAAGCGGTTGATCTGATCAAGTGGGAGGGGTGCTATTTTCGCCGCGATATCGGGCATCGGGCCCTGGCGCGGTTGAACAAACGGCCGCTGGTGGGCATCGTGATGGGCAGTGATTCCGATCTGCCGGTGATGCGAGCCGCCGCCGACTTTCTCGCCTCGATGGGTGTCGAGTTTGAGCTGAGCGTCAACTCGGCTCATCGCACTCCGGAGCAGGCGTCGACCTATGCCAGAACCGCCCGAGAACGTGGCTTGAAAATTATCATCGCTGGTGCGGGCATGGCCGCCCATCTGGCAGGTGTTCTTGCCGCTCACACCAACTTGCCGGTCATCGGGGTACCGCTCGATGCTTCCTCGCTCAACGGCCTTGATGCATTGCTGTCCACGGTGCAGATGCCTCCGGGCATTCCGGTCGCCACCATGGGAATCGGCAAAGCCGGAGCAAAGAACGCCGCAGTGCTGGCGGTGCGGATCTTGGCTCTTGAGGATGCGTCTCTGCATGCCAAACTTGAGCAGCATGTGCGCGAGATGGCTGAGCAGGTAGCCGCCAAGAACAAGGCCTTGGGCGTGTGA
- a CDS encoding TetR/AcrR family transcriptional regulator produces MKSPDKHRKIIRAATKVFAKKGFFNARISDIAKEAKVADGTIYLYFNNKFDILLSVFEQEIGKLIDQVSLLLKKEDNPKIKLEIFITNHLEEMKKNRYLAEVIHIELRQTSKLIREYRKNTFNEYLAIIASIIEQGQEAGVFRKEIEPEIARQMVFGALDEISRCWHIGNDCPFTTEEVSQQITSILQVGILAPNN; encoded by the coding sequence ATGAAATCACCAGACAAGCATCGTAAGATTATACGTGCTGCCACCAAGGTGTTTGCCAAAAAAGGTTTTTTTAATGCCAGGATTTCCGACATTGCGAAAGAAGCCAAGGTGGCGGACGGTACTATCTATTTATATTTCAACAATAAATTCGACATTCTCCTCTCGGTTTTCGAACAGGAAATCGGCAAATTGATCGACCAGGTCAGCCTGTTGCTGAAGAAAGAGGATAATCCGAAGATAAAGCTCGAGATCTTCATCACCAACCATTTGGAAGAGATGAAGAAAAATCGCTATCTTGCCGAAGTCATTCACATTGAATTGCGGCAGACGAGCAAGCTTATTCGCGAATACCGCAAGAATACCTTCAATGAATATCTCGCCATAATCGCTTCGATCATCGAGCAAGGTCAGGAAGCCGGGGTATTTCGCAAAGAAATCGAACCTGAAATAGCCCGACAAATGGTTTTTGGTGCGCTCGATGAAATTTCTCGATGCTGGCACATAGGCAATGACTGCCCCTTCACCACCGAGGAGGTGAGCCAGCAAATCACCTCCATTTTACAAGTCGGGATTCTGGCGCCGAACAATTGA
- the greA gene encoding transcription elongation factor GreA, translated as MVVRIPMSLTGNRQLREELERLERVERPEIVKAIEVARAHGDLSENAEYHAAKERQSLVEGRILELKDKLGRAEVIDCSKVSTNRAVFGTVVTLMDLTTEVEVTYQLLGPEEADVKKGSISVLSPLGQALLGKEIGDEVVTKTPGGMREFEVIDITASSIK; from the coding sequence ATGGTTGTACGTATCCCGATGTCCTTGACAGGGAATCGGCAGCTTCGTGAAGAGCTGGAGCGGCTTGAACGGGTGGAGCGGCCTGAAATTGTCAAGGCAATCGAGGTAGCACGGGCACATGGCGATTTAAGTGAAAACGCCGAATACCACGCCGCCAAGGAGCGACAGAGCCTAGTTGAGGGGAGAATCCTGGAGCTGAAGGACAAACTGGGGCGGGCGGAAGTCATCGATTGCTCCAAGGTCTCCACCAATCGGGCGGTGTTCGGCACCGTTGTTACCCTGATGGATTTGACAACCGAAGTGGAGGTAACGTATCAACTCTTGGGCCCGGAGGAGGCGGATGTCAAGAAAGGTTCCATTTCCGTGCTTTCGCCGCTGGGGCAAGCTCTTCTCGGCAAGGAGATCGGCGACGAGGTGGTGACAAAAACACCTGGGGGAATGCGGGAATTTGAAGTCATCGACATCACCGCTTCCTCTATCAAATAA
- a CDS encoding DegT/DnrJ/EryC1/StrS family aminotransferase: MNVPLLDLKPQLASLRPQILEAVTRVIDSTGYILGKEVNELEEKIARYSEAAYGVGVSSGTDALLASLMSLDIGPGDLVLTTPYTFFATMGTVLRVGAQPVFVDVEPDSLNMDPQRAAEALEADRKAGSRIKAMIPVHLYGQCADMQRIMDLSRTYEVPVIEDAAQAIGAEFPFEENGAVTWRRAGSMGLCGCFSFFPSKNLGGIGDGGMITTSDKAFADILKSNRNHGAEPKYYHSRVGGNFRLDPIQAAVLSIKLDYLENWHAGRRRNAASYRQLFEDAGLIGAPVTLPTEVYLRKAGAEQHNHHIYNQFVIHVPQRDALRQFLQEHSIGCEIYYPLCLHQQECLRSKTFKAQSFPVAEQAAANSLALPIFPELHHDQLAYVVETIKRFYHGG; encoded by the coding sequence ATGAATGTACCTTTGCTTGATTTGAAACCGCAGTTGGCGTCCTTACGTCCTCAAATCCTGGAGGCTGTTACCCGGGTCATTGATTCCACCGGCTATATTCTCGGAAAAGAGGTGAACGAACTCGAGGAAAAAATTGCCCGCTACTCAGAGGCTGCCTACGGTGTAGGCGTATCCTCGGGGACGGACGCCTTGCTGGCCTCGTTGATGTCCCTGGATATAGGTCCTGGCGATCTTGTGCTGACCACTCCCTATACCTTTTTTGCCACCATGGGCACGGTGCTTCGGGTCGGTGCTCAGCCCGTTTTTGTCGATGTTGAACCCGACAGCCTCAACATGGATCCGCAACGGGCGGCCGAGGCCCTGGAGGCAGACCGCAAAGCGGGCAGTCGAATCAAGGCCATGATTCCTGTGCATCTCTACGGCCAGTGCGCCGATATGCAACGAATCATGGACCTATCCCGAACGTACGAGGTGCCGGTGATCGAGGATGCCGCTCAGGCCATAGGCGCGGAATTTCCCTTTGAGGAAAATGGCGCCGTCACTTGGCGCCGTGCCGGCAGCATGGGCTTGTGCGGCTGTTTTTCCTTTTTCCCCAGCAAGAATTTGGGGGGGATCGGCGATGGCGGGATGATCACCACCTCGGACAAGGCTTTTGCCGATATCCTCAAATCTAACCGCAACCATGGCGCGGAACCGAAATACTACCATTCCCGGGTGGGCGGCAATTTTCGGCTCGATCCCATCCAGGCCGCTGTTTTATCCATCAAGTTGGATTATCTGGAAAATTGGCACGCCGGCCGCAGGCGGAACGCCGCCAGCTATCGGCAACTCTTTGAGGATGCCGGACTGATTGGTGCCCCGGTCACGCTACCAACAGAGGTGTATCTGCGGAAGGCGGGGGCAGAACAGCATAACCACCACATCTACAACCAATTTGTCATCCATGTGCCGCAGCGGGATGCCTTGCGCCAATTCCTGCAAGAGCACTCCATCGGCTGCGAAATCTATTATCCGCTTTGTTTGCATCAGCAGGAGTGTCTGCGATCCAAAACTTTCAAGGCGCAATCGTTTCCGGTGGCGGAGCAGGCCGCGGCCAACTCCCTGGCCTTGCCTATCTTTCCGGAACTCCATCACGATCAACTGGCCTATGTGGTCGAGACCATCAAGCGGTTTTATCATGGTGGCTAA
- a CDS encoding sigma-70 family RNA polymerase sigma factor: protein MREQSEIDSVDLNEAPQHALMLTSSDDNLPALSNPALHRYLQEISQYELLSREETEELAVRFQETGDPDAAYRLVSSNLRLVVKVAMDFQKYWMQNFMDLIQEGNVGLVQATKKFDPYRGVKFSYYAAYWIRAYILKFIMDNWRLVKIGTTQAQRKLFFSLNKEKKLLESQGFKPEVKLLAERLNVKESEVIEMGQRMDNWDVSLEAPVRSDSEDEQKNFLPHEGPGIEEMVASQEMRERLAGILADLSTRLNEKEQVILTTRLLSDEPKTLQTIADEFNISRERVRQIESNLLKKLRKQFEKEMPDIQDFLSGDGVILAAGPTDQFS from the coding sequence ATGAGAGAGCAGAGCGAAATCGACAGCGTGGATCTGAATGAGGCGCCCCAGCACGCCTTGATGCTGACCAGCAGTGACGACAATCTGCCGGCACTGAGCAACCCGGCGCTCCATCGCTATCTCCAGGAAATCAGCCAGTACGAACTGTTGAGTCGGGAGGAAACCGAAGAACTGGCGGTTCGGTTTCAAGAAACTGGCGATCCGGATGCGGCCTACCGGTTGGTGTCGTCCAACCTGCGTCTGGTGGTGAAGGTGGCCATGGATTTCCAGAAATACTGGATGCAAAACTTCATGGATCTCATTCAGGAGGGCAACGTGGGCCTTGTCCAGGCCACCAAGAAGTTCGACCCGTATCGCGGGGTCAAGTTTTCGTACTACGCCGCTTACTGGATCCGTGCCTACATTCTCAAATTCATCATGGACAACTGGCGGCTGGTGAAAATCGGCACCACGCAGGCCCAGCGCAAACTGTTTTTTAGCCTCAACAAGGAGAAAAAGCTCCTTGAATCGCAGGGGTTCAAACCGGAAGTCAAATTGCTGGCCGAGCGCTTGAACGTCAAGGAAAGCGAAGTGATCGAGATGGGCCAGCGGATGGATAACTGGGATGTTTCGCTTGAGGCTCCTGTACGCAGCGATTCAGAGGATGAACAGAAAAATTTTCTCCCGCACGAGGGGCCAGGCATTGAAGAAATGGTCGCCAGTCAGGAGATGCGCGAACGGTTGGCCGGAATTCTCGCCGATCTCAGTACCCGGCTCAACGAAAAAGAGCAGGTCATCCTGACGACCCGGTTGCTGAGCGATGAACCGAAGACCCTGCAGACCATTGCCGACGAATTCAACATCTCCCGCGAGCGGGTCCGGCAGATCGAATCCAATCTTCTTAAGAAACTACGCAAACAGTTCGAAAAAGAAATGCCTGATATTCAGGATTTTCTCAGTGGTGACGGCGTCATCCTCGCTGCTGGACCGACAGATCAATTTTCCTGA
- the lepA gene encoding translation elongation factor 4, with protein MDKIRNFSIIAHIDHGKSTLADRMIQLCDMVTDREFKDQLLDSMDIERERGITIKSQTICLPFQAEDGTTYTLNLVDTPGHVDFSYEVSRALSSCEGALLLIDAAQGIEAQTLANLYLAMENNLEIIPVINKIDLPAAEPDKVAAQIEEDLGLDGETIQRCSAKTGQGVRELLNAIVRLLPPPLGDPTKPLEALIFDANYDPYRGTVISVRIVNGTVKTGDQIVFMSNGAEYRVEELGIFRLRREPRQQLAAGEVGYIIAGVKTVSDTRPGDTITHKDRPCPTPLPGFKEVQQVVFSSLYPISTDDYEDLASALEKLKLNDAALTFQKDSSAALGFGFRCGFLGLLHLEVVQERLEREFDISLILTVPTVKYKFYLQNKTVVEVDNPTYFPDPGSIARIEEPYIKATIHIPERYMGVVMTLCMERRGENTKYHYPMPGRIEFTCELPLAEVIYDFYDKLKSITQGYGSFDYELIDYRPSDLVKLDILVNGEQVDALSQLTHRTKARERGLKACERLKEEIPRQMFKIAIQAAIGGNIIARETISALRKDVTAKCYGGDISRKRKLLEKQKEGKKRMKTVGNVDIPQRAFLAVLKSEQ; from the coding sequence ATGGATAAAATTAGAAATTTCAGCATAATAGCCCATATTGACCATGGCAAATCCACCTTGGCCGACCGAATGATCCAGTTGTGCGATATGGTCACCGATCGCGAGTTCAAGGACCAACTGCTTGACAGCATGGACATTGAGCGGGAACGGGGCATCACCATCAAATCGCAAACCATCTGCCTGCCGTTTCAGGCCGAGGACGGCACGACCTATACCCTGAATTTGGTCGATACGCCGGGGCATGTGGATTTCAGCTACGAGGTCTCCCGAGCGCTGTCCTCGTGCGAGGGCGCGTTGTTGCTTATTGACGCAGCCCAGGGTATCGAGGCGCAAACCTTGGCCAACTTGTATCTGGCCATGGAAAACAACCTGGAAATCATTCCAGTGATCAATAAGATCGACCTGCCCGCCGCTGAACCGGACAAAGTGGCGGCGCAGATCGAGGAGGATTTGGGGTTGGATGGCGAAACCATCCAACGGTGTTCCGCCAAGACCGGCCAAGGGGTCAGGGAATTGCTCAATGCCATTGTCCGCCTCCTGCCGCCCCCCTTGGGGGACCCGACAAAACCCCTAGAAGCCTTGATCTTCGATGCCAATTACGACCCATACCGCGGCACGGTCATTTCGGTGCGCATCGTCAATGGAACGGTAAAAACCGGCGACCAGATCGTGTTCATGTCCAATGGGGCGGAATACCGGGTGGAGGAACTGGGCATCTTTCGCCTGCGACGTGAACCGCGCCAACAACTTGCCGCCGGTGAGGTCGGCTACATCATTGCCGGGGTGAAAACCGTGTCCGATACCCGGCCAGGCGACACCATCACCCATAAGGACCGCCCCTGCCCCACCCCCCTGCCCGGCTTCAAGGAAGTGCAACAGGTGGTCTTCTCCTCGCTCTATCCCATCTCCACCGACGATTACGAGGATCTGGCCAGCGCGCTGGAGAAACTCAAGCTCAACGACGCGGCCCTAACCTTTCAAAAGGATTCCTCAGCAGCGCTCGGCTTTGGGTTCCGCTGCGGCTTTCTCGGTCTGCTCCACCTGGAAGTGGTGCAGGAACGACTCGAGCGTGAATTCGATATTTCCCTGATTCTGACCGTACCCACGGTTAAATATAAATTTTACCTGCAGAACAAGACTGTGGTCGAGGTCGACAACCCCACCTATTTCCCGGACCCTGGTTCGATCGCCCGGATCGAGGAACCGTACATCAAGGCCACCATTCATATCCCCGAGCGCTACATGGGCGTGGTCATGACCCTGTGCATGGAACGACGCGGAGAAAACACCAAATACCATTATCCCATGCCCGGACGGATCGAATTCACCTGTGAGCTACCCCTTGCCGAGGTGATCTACGATTTTTACGACAAACTCAAATCCATCACCCAGGGCTACGGTTCCTTTGACTACGAACTGATCGACTATCGTCCCAGCGATCTGGTCAAGCTCGACATTCTGGTCAACGGCGAGCAGGTCGATGCCCTGTCGCAGCTCACCCACCGGACCAAGGCCAGGGAACGGGGGCTCAAGGCCTGCGAGCGGCTCAAGGAAGAGATTCCCCGCCAAATGTTCAAGATCGCTATTCAGGCAGCCATCGGCGGCAATATTATTGCCAGGGAAACCATTTCCGCCCTCCGCAAGGACGTGACCGCCAAATGCTATGGCGGCGACATTAGTCGGAAACGGAAATTATTGGAAAAACAGAAGGAAGGAAAAAAGCGGATGAAAACCGTGGGCAATGTCGACATTCCCCAGCGGGCCTTTTTGGCGGTGCTCAAATCGGAGCAATGA
- the yihA gene encoding ribosome biogenesis GTP-binding protein YihA/YsxC — protein sequence MIDFRKVQFLLSAHAIGQLPAPVYPDIAFAGRSNVGKSSLLNRLVDRSNLVKTSSKPGKTQSLNYFLVEESLYLVDLPGYGYAQVSQQTRQSWQGLITEYVTTRSTLACVVVIIDLRHELKQLDRELVDWLRYLDTPYLPVYTKADKLSRNQQMKNAAALDAGLTLTADDRIIFSSSTGQGLDSLRSRLSGFARSISVTPPGEGFIAPI from the coding sequence ATGATCGACTTCAGGAAAGTACAGTTTCTTCTCTCCGCCCACGCCATCGGCCAGTTGCCCGCACCGGTGTATCCGGACATCGCCTTTGCCGGTCGCTCCAATGTCGGCAAGTCGAGTTTGCTCAACCGGCTGGTCGATCGGTCCAACTTGGTCAAGACCAGTTCCAAGCCCGGAAAAACGCAGAGTCTCAACTATTTTTTGGTTGAAGAATCGCTGTATCTGGTCGATTTGCCCGGATACGGGTATGCGCAGGTCTCCCAGCAGACCCGCCAGAGTTGGCAGGGATTGATTACTGAATATGTCACAACCCGGTCCACCCTTGCCTGCGTGGTGGTGATCATTGACCTGCGGCACGAGCTCAAGCAGTTGGATAGGGAGTTGGTCGATTGGTTGCGCTATCTCGACACACCATACCTGCCCGTTTACACCAAGGCGGATAAGCTGAGCCGCAACCAGCAGATGAAGAATGCGGCCGCCTTGGATGCCGGCCTCACCCTGACCGCGGACGACAGGATCATCTTTTCCTCCTCTACCGGTCAGGGGCTGGACAGCCTGCGCAGTCGGTTGAGCGGCTTTGCCCGGTCCATTTCCGTTACGCCTCCCGGGGAAGGGTTCATTGCTCCGATTTGA